A region of the Microcoleus sp. AS-A8 genome:
TTCGCTGCTGGCAAGATGTCGGCACCTTCGTCAAATTTGGCTCCCTCAACGACGACAAGTTTAAGAAGCAAGTCGAAGACATCATTATTTATCGCACCACCTATCAGCCGGAACCGAACTCAGGCGAGACGCCTGTGGTAGCTGAAACCCCAACTGTTGAGGTGCAATCCCAAGAAGGCGATGCTTGGCAAGAGGTCACTCCAAGCAATACAGAAGACAATCCCAAATCCAACACCCAAAAATCAACATCGAACTACACCACCCTCAAGGAGTATCTAGATCGCAACAAGGAACACAACGAAAACCGTGTTTTCTACTGTAATGATGAAGCGTCTCAGGCGACCTATGTAGAATTGCACAAAAATCAAGGTTTGGAAGTCCTGTTTATGGACTCCTTCATCGACCCTCACTTCATCAGCTTTTTAGAGCGCGAGTATTCGGAGGTCAAGTTCTCGCGGGTAGACTCCGACTTAGATCAAACCCTGATTGATCAGGATAAAGAGAAAGAGATTGTTGACCCTAAAACCAACAAAACTCGCAGCGAAGTGATTAAAGAGCTATTTGAGAAATCACTCAATAAGCCCAAAGTCAACATCAAAACTCAAGCGCTGAAGTCGGATGACGCCCAAGGCACACCACCGGCGATGGTGTTATTACCGGAAGCGATGCGGCGTCTGCGGGAGATGACAGCGCTGCTTCAGCAGCAGAATGCCGAGTTCCCTGAAGAGCATGTCTTGATTGTGAATACCGCTCACCCGCTGATTGAGAATCTCTATGATCTGAGTCAGGGAAGTATCGTTCAAAGTAGCGGTCAGTCGCCTTCCGGGGAGTTAGCTAATCTGATTTGTCAGCATGTTTACGATTTAGCCTTGATGGCTCAGAAAGGCTTCGATGCTGAAGGCATGAAGGCGTTTGTTGAGCGTTCTAACCAGGTACTCACCCGCTTGACGCAACGTTAGGTAGAGAGAGAACGAATAGACCTCTTGCAAAAATCCTGGAAAGACCCCTCCCCAGCCCTCTGCTCATCCTCACCTTCCGCTCCGGTCGCTCCGGTTATTAAGGGGAGGGAGCAAGATTTCCAGTTTCCCCCTTTATAACCGGAGCTTTAGTGAGGAGGGATTAAGCCGGAGCTTTAGTGAGGAGGTGAATTTTTGAATTTTGTCATAGGTCTAATGATTGTGGGATGGGCGTCTCGCCCGTCCTTTCTATCGTTGAATTTCACCCTTGGGAGCAGTATTGTCCTCTGTCCTCACTTCCTCAAAGATATGATGGATAACGGACTACTATCTGGAGATTGATTATGGCACGTAAATGTCAGCTAACTGGGAGAAAGGCAAACAATGCTTTTGCTGTTTCTCACTCTCACCGTCGTACCAAGAAAGTACAGGAAGTTAACTTACAGTGGAAGCGCATTTGGTGGCCTCAAGGCAACCGTTGGGTTAGACTCCGGCTTTCGACTAAGGCGATCAAAACCTTAGATAAGTTGGGTTTGCAAGCCATGGCGAAGCAAGCAGGGATTGACCTGAATCGCTTGTAAGATGTTGTGATCGGCAAGCCTCGGCGGTCTTCGCGAGAGTGCGATCGCTCTTCTGAGCAATGTGTCAGGGCACGGCATCCCGTGCCCCTACAGAATTTCCTCTTATTTTGAATGGGTTTGATATTTTTCTTTGGGGTGATAAGTTTTCCCAAACAAGTGGGTAGGATAAGTCCAGTTAGCCTATCGCAAACTGGTCGTTAAGCTGTGTTCGATTCTATTACTACTTTTAAAATCATTTGTCAACCCTAAGCGGGTTTAAAAATATCCGCTTTTGGAGACATAGACCGATAGAGTCTTCCTGGCTCCAGATTATCTGGAGAAGGATTAATCACAAAAGGAAATCAGGCTTGTCTGCTGAGTTTTTGATTTCTGCTTAATAACATAGCTGAGGATGGCGATCACCACAGTATATCGTTTAGCGATTACTGTAGGAACTAGGGGTGTGAGCCATTTGCCAACTCAGCGCCAATCAGCTTAACGCCAAGGTGCTGCTATTAAACTTCAGAACTATTCAACGCTTGACAGGAAAGTCACCATGTCAACTCGCAAAAAGCCAACAAATTTTGTCCAGCGTCTCCTGAAAAGGGTTTGGCGATCCTTTAATGTTCTCTTCAAGGCACTGCTCAATGGGGTTTTGCGGGGTTTAAGGGTAAACAAACGCCGCTCACGCCAAACTCAAGCGGGTTTTGTGCTGCCTACGGTGGTGATGGTGCTGCTGGTGGTAGCGCTGCTGACGACGGCGATCGTGATTCGGTCGTTTGATCGCTCCAAAAACGCCAGTAACTTCCGCGTGGATCAAGCGGTTCTGAATGCGGCAACACCCGCCATTGACCGGGCTAAGGCCAAGATAGAGCGCTTGTTATCACCGGACGAAAACCGACTGACCGGAAGCCCTCCCGGTGAAGGAAAATCAATCGCTAATGAGGGGACAATCTCTTATGTCCTGAGTCAACCTCCATATACATTCGGGGATGAGACGCAGCTCAAGCTGGTCTATAACAATCCAAATGTGGCTCCTCCAGATGATCCAGCCAAACAAACCCTAGAAACGGTTTGGAAGTTTCCGGTCGATACGGATAATAACGGGAAGTACGACACATTTACCCTGTACGGGATTTATTTCCGCAATCCCCCTGTCGAGACTAATGGTAATCCCAAAAGAAAGAGAACCCCGGTAGAAGCGAGAGCACTACCACAGGCAACGGGAACGGGTGGTACTTGCGCCGCCAGTAGTGGGGGTTCGGCGAGTGGCACAGAGGGTTGGTATAACACTGATGGTCAGTTGAAAAAAGCGTTCTTTGTCTATGTTGCCAACGTTCCCATTTCTCAAGCCGACATCACTCAACTTCCGACGACGGCACAAAGCAGCAAGTATGAACCCTATAAAGGGAATAAAGGCTTCTCTGCCCTAGAAATGCAGGAAGACCAAGCCAGAATTTCGCTGGATAACAATGCTGTTTGGTATGACGATGACTTGGTAATATTCAACGTTCCGACCTTCAGGGTGAATGGTCGGATACATACCAACAGCAACTTGATGGTGGGTACCGGAGGCGAGCCTATTATCTTCTATCAAGTCAGTGCTACCGAATCATGCTACTACACGCGAGAAAACAGTTTAATTACTGTAGGAGGTAATGTCCTGATTGGTAATATCGCCAGCACTACAAATACTCCTACTGTTACCGATAAAGTTGAGGTTCATCGGTATCCCTCTACAGCTAACG
Encoded here:
- the rpmB gene encoding 50S ribosomal protein L28, whose translation is MARKCQLTGRKANNAFAVSHSHRRTKKVQEVNLQWKRIWWPQGNRWVRLRLSTKAIKTLDKLGLQAMAKQAGIDLNRL